The Desulforegulaceae bacterium genome has a window encoding:
- a CDS encoding transporter substrate-binding domain-containing protein translates to MKKNIMKFAVSALVIAGVLFAGCSKKEEDKKELTQFDKIKKKGQITIGTSPDYPPFESIDDDGNIVGFDIDLAKEIAKELGVEAKFVSMGFDSIITAVKNGQTDMGMSSFSVNEERKMSIDFSKPYISTAQVILVNKDSAITKAEDLEKSSVAVQMGTTGAEAAKELKDVDVKTVEDYNVATMMLDNGVVRAVILDIAIAKELASRHSFRVLETPLNQEETAIVIRKGNDDLKQSVDNAIDKIMADGRYDQIKTKWDVK, encoded by the coding sequence ATGAAGAAAAACATTATGAAGTTTGCTGTATCTGCTCTTGTAATTGCAGGAGTTTTATTTGCCGGCTGTTCCAAAAAAGAAGAAGATAAAAAAGAATTGACCCAGTTTGATAAGATTAAGAAAAAAGGTCAGATAACCATAGGAACCAGTCCTGATTATCCTCCTTTTGAAAGTATTGACGATGACGGAAATATTGTTGGTTTTGACATTGATTTGGCAAAAGAGATTGCAAAAGAGCTTGGTGTTGAGGCCAAATTTGTAAGCATGGGTTTTGATAGTATAATAACAGCAGTTAAAAATGGTCAGACAGATATGGGAATGTCAAGTTTTTCAGTTAATGAAGAAAGAAAAATGAGCATTGATTTTTCAAAGCCTTATATTTCAACTGCCCAAGTTATTCTTGTAAACAAAGATTCTGCAATCACCAAAGCCGAAGACCTTGAAAAATCTTCAGTTGCTGTACAAATGGGAACCACAGGAGCAGAAGCTGCAAAAGAGCTTAAGGATGTGGATGTTAAAACTGTTGAAGACTATAATGTTGCTACCATGATGCTTGATAATGGGGTTGTAAGAGCAGTTATTCTTGATATAGCCATTGCAAAGGAACTTGCCTCAAGACATAGTTTCAGAGTTCTTGAAACTCCTCTTAACCAGGAGGAAACTGCAATTGTTATCCGGAAGGGTAATGATGATTTAAAACAAAGTGTTGATAATGCCATAGATAAAATCATGGCTGATGGAAGATATGATCAGATCAAGACAAAATGGGATGTGAAATAA
- a CDS encoding NYN domain-containing protein, translated as MTTIARPQNMLAVLIDADNAQPSVTEALLAEIAKFGTASVKRIYGDWTRPELTSWKAILLDQSIQPIQQFAYTRGKNSTDSAMIIDAMDLLYTKRFDGFCIVSSDSDFTRLASRIREEGLSVYGFGEQKTPKSFVSACDRFIFTEVLRTEEDLEPVVKKMNTNELKSNTRLLNLLRTVIETASDDDGWANLGLVGSYIAKQSPEFDPRNYGYKKLGELVKAVKLFEIDERFAENKQSKVVYIRDKRKHFTNKNNGV; from the coding sequence ATGACAACTATAGCCAGACCGCAGAATATGCTAGCAGTTCTTATTGATGCGGACAATGCTCAACCTTCTGTGACAGAAGCCCTTCTTGCAGAGATAGCAAAATTTGGAACTGCAAGTGTAAAAAGAATTTATGGAGACTGGACAAGGCCGGAGCTTACCTCCTGGAAAGCAATCTTGCTTGATCAATCCATTCAGCCTATTCAGCAGTTTGCATATACAAGAGGAAAAAATTCAACAGACTCTGCAATGATAATTGATGCCATGGATCTTTTGTATACAAAAAGATTTGATGGGTTTTGCATAGTTTCAAGTGATAGCGATTTTACAAGGCTTGCCTCAAGAATAAGGGAAGAAGGCCTTTCTGTTTATGGGTTTGGGGAGCAGAAAACTCCCAAATCATTTGTATCTGCCTGTGACAGGTTTATATTTACCGAGGTTTTAAGAACAGAAGAAGATCTTGAGCCAGTGGTTAAAAAAATGAATACCAATGAGCTTAAAAGTAATACAAGGCTTTTGAACCTTTTAAGAACTGTTATTGAAACAGCTTCAGATGATGATGGATGGGCAAATCTTGGTCTTGTAGGAAGTTACATTGCAAAGCAGTCTCCTGAATTTGACCCCAGAAACTATGGATACAAAAAATTAGGGGAGCTTGTAAAAGCTGTAAAGCTTTTTGAAATTGATGAAAGGTTTGCTGAAAACAAGCAGTCAAAAGTGGTTTATATAAGAGATAAGCGGAAGCATTTTACCAATAAAAACAATGGTGTTTGA
- a CDS encoding putative sulfate exporter family transporter, translated as MSDNASDIVQDSDVVQDVGKWEWSEMWKTEDWWAIWLGFIILIVGMIAYFPRTGEIKQKLSAIEAKYSAEATKTHEFKTIGWYELNDTKAKVKANDNNIGKWFSKFTSYPKGWVANPLDSLFMTEAKAQVKYDKVIGKYETAKVATAAAYAKAQTAELLAQEAGFQNEALNEKAKEAIMDWRNTKLREGNLKKKVSAAKPYNQIFNLLALGVFFAVFFGIGMKFMGKSFKEFLIGFSFVYLITMVAWFASHQATMKNYGVGYAAWAIFLGMLISNTVGTPKWAMPAVQTEYYIKTGLVLLGATILFEKIITIGTAGIFVAWVVTPTVWIVTYWFGQKIIKIPSKRLNAVICSDMSVCGVSAAIATAAACKAKKEELTLSVGLSLVFTAIMMIVMPAIIHAFFPEDKQLVLGGAWMGGTIDSTGAVAAAGAFLGEKALYVAATIKMIQNVMIGVMAFFVAIYFTTKVEAAETGQKVSPMEIWYRFPKFVIGFIGASIIFSLFYSSFQAAQGGLGPSMIDQGVIKGASDLVRKWFFALSFVSIGLATNFRELKHHFKGGKPLILYVFGQSFNLVLTLIMAYLVFYIVFPEITAAI; from the coding sequence ATGTCTGACAATGCTTCTGATATTGTACAAGACTCTGATGTTGTACAAGATGTGGGCAAATGGGAATGGTCGGAAATGTGGAAAACCGAGGACTGGTGGGCTATTTGGCTTGGATTTATTATTCTTATTGTTGGAATGATCGCCTACTTTCCAAGAACAGGAGAAATAAAACAAAAGCTTTCTGCAATTGAAGCAAAGTATAGTGCTGAAGCTACAAAAACTCATGAATTCAAAACAATTGGCTGGTATGAGCTAAATGATACCAAAGCAAAAGTAAAAGCCAACGATAATAATATAGGTAAATGGTTTTCAAAATTTACCAGTTATCCAAAGGGATGGGTAGCAAACCCCCTTGACAGTCTTTTTATGACTGAAGCAAAAGCTCAAGTTAAATATGATAAAGTAATTGGAAAATACGAAACTGCAAAAGTTGCTACTGCAGCAGCTTATGCAAAAGCACAAACAGCAGAACTTCTCGCACAAGAAGCAGGATTCCAGAATGAGGCTTTAAATGAAAAAGCAAAAGAAGCCATAATGGACTGGAGAAACACTAAGCTCAGAGAAGGAAATTTAAAGAAAAAAGTATCGGCAGCCAAGCCATACAATCAGATTTTCAATCTTCTTGCACTTGGTGTGTTTTTTGCTGTATTTTTTGGTATTGGAATGAAATTCATGGGGAAATCCTTTAAAGAATTTTTAATAGGTTTTTCCTTTGTTTATCTGATTACCATGGTAGCATGGTTTGCCTCACACCAGGCTACAATGAAGAATTACGGAGTTGGATATGCAGCCTGGGCTATTTTTCTTGGTATGCTTATAAGTAACACAGTAGGAACTCCAAAATGGGCAATGCCGGCGGTTCAGACAGAATACTATATTAAAACAGGTCTTGTTCTTCTTGGTGCAACTATTCTTTTTGAAAAAATCATCACAATAGGAACCGCAGGTATTTTTGTAGCCTGGGTTGTAACGCCTACAGTATGGATTGTAACCTATTGGTTTGGTCAGAAAATAATTAAAATACCTTCAAAAAGACTTAATGCGGTAATTTGTTCAGACATGTCAGTTTGCGGTGTTTCTGCCGCCATTGCAACAGCTGCTGCCTGTAAGGCAAAAAAAGAAGAGCTTACCCTTTCAGTTGGTCTTTCACTTGTTTTTACAGCGATAATGATGATAGTAATGCCTGCTATTATTCATGCTTTTTTCCCTGAAGACAAACAGCTTGTTTTAGGTGGTGCATGGATGGGCGGTACAATTGACTCAACAGGTGCTGTTGCGGCTGCCGGAGCATTCCTTGGTGAAAAAGCACTATATGTTGCAGCAACAATCAAAATGATTCAAAACGTTATGATTGGTGTAATGGCCTTTTTTGTTGCAATCTATTTTACAACAAAAGTTGAAGCAGCTGAAACCGGACAAAAAGTAAGCCCCATGGAAATCTGGTACAGATTCCCAAAATTTGTTATTGGCTTTATTGGAGCGTCAATTATTTTCTCTCTTTTCTATTCATCTTTCCAGGCTGCCCAGGGCGGTCTTGGACCTTCAATGATAGATCAGGGTGTTATTAAAGGTGCAAGTGACCTTGTAAGAAAATGGTTTTTCGCTCTTTCTTTTGTAAGTATTGGTCTTGCAACAAACTTCAGAGAACTAAAGCATCATTTTAAAGGTGGAAAACCGCTTATCCTTTATGTATTTGGACAGTCTTTCAACCTTGTACTTACACTTATTATGGCGTACTTAGTATTTTATATTGTGTTCCCTGAAATAACAGCTGCAATCTAA